Proteins encoded within one genomic window of Rutidosis leptorrhynchoides isolate AG116_Rl617_1_P2 unplaced genomic scaffold, CSIRO_AGI_Rlap_v1 contig9, whole genome shotgun sequence:
- the LOC139885240 gene encoding stress enhanced protein 2, chloroplastic-like: MATVARAIHCNLETPKPTGMMKVGPMVQRGYKLQEVESKGKIVLQPRLCTLRSYGGGVMKRKDGGDEHVSSSSASQFFETLSEYIESTRKSRDFEIISGRFAMIVFAATVSREVVTGNSVFSKMDTQGIIEAAGLCLGAVTFAAIFAWLSSNRNRVGSMFSISCNTFIDTPY, encoded by the exons ATGGCTACGGTGGCGCGTGCAATTCACTGCAACTTGGAAACTCCTAAACCGACGGGGATGATGAAGGTTGGACCGATGGTTCAGAGAGGGTATAAGTTGCAAGAGGTGGAGAGCAAAGGGAAAATAGTGTTGCAGCCGAGGTTGTGTACGCTACGATCGTACGGTGGTGGGGTGATGAAGAGAAAGGACGGGGGAGATGAGCATGTCTCGTCATCATCGGCTTCCCAGTTTTTCGAGACCTTGTCTGAATATATTGAAAGCACGAGGAAAAGTCGTGACTTTGAGATCATCTCTGGTCGATTTGCTATG ATTGTATTCGCTGCAACGGTGTCGCGAGAAGTGGTAACTGGGAACTCTGTTTTCAGTAAGATGGACACACAAGGGATTATCGAAGCAGCAGGCTTGTGTCTTGGGGCAGTCACATTTGCGGCAATTTTCGCTTGGTTATCGAGCAATCGAAATCGGGTAGGGTCTATGTTCTCCATCAGCTGCAACACATTCATCGACACCCCTTATTGA